The Sinomicrobium kalidii region ACCGGGGGACTACTTATGAAGGGCGCCCGCTCCTCCTCCTCACCATAACGTCACCGGACAACCACCGGAACATTGAAAATATCCGCAAACAACATATAAAACTCACCGAATCCGGAAGCGGAAGCCTGGATACACAAAACATGCCCGTTGTGGTTTACCAGGGTTTTTCCATTCACGGCAACGAACCGAGCGGCTCCAATGCCGCCCTGGCCTTGGCTTATTACCTCGCCGCCGCGGAAGGTGCCGGGATAGAAGAAATGCTCAGCAACACCATTATCCTTTTCGACCCCTGTTTTAACCCCGACGGGCTACAGCGTTTTGCCTACTGGGCCAATACCAACAGGAGTAAAAACCTCAACCCGGATAACAACGAAAGGGAATATCACGAGGTATGGCCGGGGGGAAGGACCAATCATTACTGGTTTGACATGAACCGCGACTGGCTCCCCGTTCAACTGCCCGAAAGCCGGGCAAGAATTGCGACTTTTCACCGCTGGCTGCCCAATATCCTTACGGACCATCACGAAATGGGGACCAACTCCACCTTCTTTTTCCAGCCCGGCGAACCTACCAGGGTGCATCCCCTCACTCCCGAAATGAACCAGGAACTCACCAAACAAATCGCCACGTTTCACTCAAAAGCCCTGGACAAGATAGGCTCGCTCTATTTTTCCGAAGAAAATTATGACGATTTTTATTACGGCAAGGGCTCTACCTTCCCCGATATCAACGGGAGCATAGGCATCTTATTCGAGCAGGGCAGTTCCCGGGGCCATGTACAGGAAAGCGATAACGGGCTGCTCACCTTTCCCTTTACCGTAAGGAACCAGTTTACCACGGCCCTGTCCACCCTCGAAGCCGCCAATAACCTGCGACAGCAACTGCTCGATTACCAACGTGAATTCTATACCGATGCCCGGGACGAAGCCACCGGAAACAAGGGGAAAGCCATTGTATTCGGCGATGAAAAAGACGCTGCCAAAGCCTATCACCTGGCCGAAATATTAAAACGCCATAAAATAAAAGTTTACGATATAGCCCGGGATTTCACCGAAGGGGACAAACACTACAAAAAAGGCTATAGCTATATTGTTCCCCGGAACCAGAAAAACAGCAGGCTCATCGATGCCATGTTCGAGACCCGCACGGAATTTACAGACAGTCTTTTCTACGATATCTCCGCATGGTCCTTCCCCCTGGCCTTCAACCTGGACCACCACGAAACAAATTTTTCTCATGCCGATGAAACACATTCCGGGATCAGTCTGAGAGAAGGCCGTGTCAGTGACAAAAGTAATTATGCCTACCTGTTCGAATGGCACGAATACTACACCCCCGGGGCACTCTACCGGATTCTCCGCAAAGGGATCAGGGCCAAAGTAGGGAAAACGCCTTTTTCGATAGAGAACAAGGCGTATGACTACGGTACGATAATGATCCCCGTACAGAACCAGGAGATGGACAGCGAAGCACTCTATGCGTTCTTACAGAAAGTTGCCGGGGAGAGCCATATAACTATCAATGGAGTATCTACCGGGCATGCCATAGGCATCGACCTGGGCAGTAACCAGTTTGAAACCCTTGAATTACCAAAGGTAGCATTACTCACGGGGAATGGAATTTCTCCTTATGACGCCGGGGAAATATGGCATCTTTTTGACCAGCGTTACGATATTCCCGTCACCAAGATCGACGAGAGCTACCTGAACCGGGTTGAGCTGGACAAATACAACATTTTTATCCTTACCAATACCTGGGGAAGCCTGGACAGTGATATCAAAAAGAAGCTGGAAAACTGGGTCAATGCCGGCGGCGTGCTTATCGGTTACAGGAATGCCATAAACTGGCTTAAAAAGAATGAGTTCATAACCCCTGAACTCCGGGAAACGGAAATCACGGCAAAAGACATTACCTATGAAGAACGGCGCGATTTCCACGGCGCCCAGGTAACGGGCGGCGCAATTTTCGAAGCCGAAATCGACCGGTCGCATCCCGTAAATTTCGGGTATAAAAACAACCGGATACCGCTTTTCAGGAACACGAATATCTTTATCGAACCTGACGAACAAAGCTATAACAATCCCATCAGATACACGGAAGATCCGTTGCTGAGCGGGTATATTTCCGAAGAGAACCTCGAACAATTAAAAGGTTCGGTACCCTTCAAAATACAACGGTCAGGAGACGGTAAAGTAATTATCTTTACCGACAACACCAACTTCAGGGCATTCTGGTACGGCACCAATAAACTCCTGATGAATGTGGTTTTCTTCAACGAACTCATGTAGGCAGCAACACTCCCGACCCGGGAGCACACGGCATACGGCATAAAAAATACGGGCCGGGTAGCATTAGCCTATCCTGAGCCCGTTTTTTATTTTAAAGTCCGGAGACAGTAATACCACATCACCTTCATCTCCCACTGCTCCTACCACCAGGCATTCGCTCATAAAGTTGGCGATCTGCTTTTTGGGAAAGTTCACCACAGCTACGACCTGCCGGTTGAGCAGGTCTTCCTTGGCATACCGCTTTGTGATCTGTGCCGAAGATTTCCGCATGCCTATCTCATCACCAAAATCAATCACCATCTGGTATGCCGGTTTACGGGCCTTGGGAAAATCGTTCACTTCCACAATGGTCCCCACACACATCACCACTTTTTGGAAATCGCCCCAGGATATTTCTTTCATAGTAAGCCTCTTTTAAATGAAGAGCCAAACTTAAAACAAGAAATTCCTAAATCCAAACGGTTTTACACCGGGTTGAGCAACCGGCAGTAGTGATGCGACCGTATTCCGTTCTCCTTGCGCAATCACGGAATGTCGCGTACTAATTACCGAATACCCGGATCAATGGATGCGAAGTTTATCCATCATCTCCCTGGATATATTTCCCGAATATACGCCATAAGCATCCAACAGGAGCCCGCGTTCACCTTTGGCCGTTTCTATCGCGTAAAGTACCGAATTGTCATCCGGGTTGGTATTCCCTTCAAAACGGTACATTTGCAACACATTGAGATCTTCTGCAGGGATATGGCTGTTTTTCTCTTTGTTCTTTACTCCTTTGTCCTGAAGGTTATAATCCTGTGTAAAACCTTCCTTTTTGAGCTCCTCAATGGCTTCGGACAAGGTCTCATAGGCATTTTTCATGGTTTCAGCGTTTATAGTTCCTACTTAGATTTCTTTAAAGTTACGAATAAACCCTTTTCAAAACCAATATTTTACGTCTTTTTAAATAACTCACTCCGTACTGAAAAGGACAGTGGTTTAGTAAGCGATAAAATTGCGATTTAGTTACTGGTTATTAAGTTATTCGGTTACTTAGGCAGTACCCATTAACTCATTAACTTAATAACCCACTCCATACCGAAAGAGACAGCGGTTAAGCAAGTAAAGAAATTGTGATTTAGTAACTCGTTATTAGACTATTAGGTTACTTAGGCAGTACTCATTAACTCAATAACTCATTAACTTAATAACTCACTCCGTACTGAAAGAGACAGTGGTTTGGCAAGCGATAAAATTGCGATTTAGTTACTGGTTATTAAGTTATTCGGTTACTTAGGCGGCACACATTAACTCATTAACGCATTAACTTAATAACTCATTAACTTAATAACCTGTCACCCCGGAAAAGAAAAACGGGATACGCGAAACCTCCTGTCCATTTGTCCTTCATACTTCAAATTTGTAACTTAGTGCCTCCTTAATTTTTCCGACCGTTGTATACGGTCGGAACGGAAAACAAATATTTTTTCAGCGCTTAAAATAACAGGAAATGGCAAGAACACCCAGTAACATGCTTCCCCTTGGCACCAAGGCACCGGATTTTGAACTTCCGGATACGGTTTCCGGAAAAAATATATCGCTGTCCGCGGTTCGCGGGAAAACGGCCACCGTGATCATGTTTATCTGTAATCACTGCCCGTTTGTAAAACACGTCAACACGGAAATCGCCGCGATTGCCAAAGCGTATACTTCCCGGGGTATCGGCTTTGCCGCTATTTCCAGCAATGATGCGGAAAACTATCCTGACGACGCTCCCGAACTTATGACCAGGAATGCGCAGGAACAGGGTTTCACCTTCCCTTACCTGTATGACGAAACCCAGGAAGTTGCAAAAGCCTATGATGCCGCCTGTACGCCGGATTTCTATGTTTTTGACCGGGACCTTAAGCTCGTTTATCGCGGGCAACTCGACGATTCGAGACCGGGAAACGGCATCCCCGTAACGGGTAAAGACCTCAGGGCCGCCCTCGATGCCCTCAGCAACGGAGAAAAAGTCTCCGAACACCAAAAGCCAAGTATAGGATGTAATATCAAGTGGAAGAAATAGACCAGCCGGAAAAAGGCACAGAAATAACAATCGTTCGGTGTACCCCCGAAAATATTGACACCGTTGTACGCATAGGCCGCTGTTCCTATAAGCAACATTATCTTCACATATGGAAAGACAAAGGGGGCTTTTATATGGAAAAGAACTTCAGCAGGAAAGCCGTTGAGAATGATCTTCAAAACCCGGACTTCGGTTATTTCCTGGTTTGTTTTGAAAAACAGCCGATAGGCATCCTCAAAATAGTAAAAGACCATACTCTGGTGGGCTATAGGGCCGCAGAAGCCCTGGAAATCGAAAAAATATATATTGTCCGGGAAGCGGCAGGTAAAGGTGTTGGAGACAGGGTAATGGATTTTGTAAAAGATTATGCCCGCAAACTCGGTAAAAAGGTAATCTGGCTGAATGTCATGGATACCAGCCCTGCCCTGGCATTTTACAAAAAATCGGGATTCCGGCCCGTGTTCCGGTATACGATGAATACCATGGATTTTCCTCCCATTAAAGAAGAATACCGGGGCATGACCCGAATGAAATTGTTGCTCTAAAGCCAGCCTTTCCGCTCCAGGAGGTTTTTGATATGGGCATAATGATGATTGCTGTGCCACGCATATATACCGATGTTTTCGGCAAGCGACACCTCCCTGTGCCCGGCGGGATGCACAAATACCCGCTCCAGATCGGCCTCTGACAGTCCTTTCAGGAGATAAACCCATTTGGCATGCAGCGCCTCCAGGGCTTGTAAAGACAGTGCTACGGGAGCGGATGTGGTGTCGGGTAACCCGGCCCACCGGTCTTCGTAATACGCTTTTATTACCGGTTGATCTTCCGTCAATGTCCATTTAAAGCGAACATAACTGTTAACATGACTGTCGTACAGGTGGTGTACTACCTGACGAACGGTCCATCCGCCTTCGCGATAAGGAGTGTCCAGTTGTGCATCCGTAAGCCCGGTGACCTGTTTCCTCAGACGGGCCGGAAAGTTTTCCAGTATACCTGTCCACTCTTTTATATGCGCACCGGTTATGACCTCCGGCCTGTCAAACTTCCCTATCGGGTATTGCAGTGCTTCCATAGCTGTGTTTTTTTACAACTCAAAATTAGAAAAGTTATCCACAGTACGGTGTTATTTGAAGCTATTTTTTGCCCGGCCCGGCCATTAACAAATATTTTACAGGGAAAATTTCATTATCTTGTTTTAGTCTAGTAACTTTATAGGCTAAATAGTTTAATTAAAAAAAGCGAAACATGAGTACAATAAGACTGGGAGACAAAGCTCCGAATTTTCAAGCACAGACCTCCGACGGGGAGATCGATTTTTACGAATACCTGGGAGACGGCTGGGGGGTTTTATTTTCCCATCCGGCAGACTATACCCCCGTTTGCACAACCGAACTGGGCGCCGTAGCCAAGTACAAAAAAGAATTTGATAAACGCAATGTAAAAGTACTGGCGCTCAGCGTTGACGGAGTAGAAGCACACAAGGGCTGGATCAATGACATCAACGAAACACAGAACACCACGGTCAACTTTCCGCTTATTGCGGATGAAGACCGGAAAATAGCCACCCTTTATGACATGATACATCCCAACGCGGATGCTACGGCTACGGTACGTTCCGTTTATGTGATAGGACCGGACAAAACGGTAAAACTCATGATCACCTATCCCGCATCAACGGGAAGAAACTTTGAAGAGTTGCTCCGGGTTATCGATTCCCTGCAGCTAACCCAGTATCACAAGGTGGCTACACCTGCCAACTGGAAACACGGGGAAGAAGTGGTTATTGTACCTGCGGTTTCCAATGAGGAAGCCAGCGGCATATTCACCAAAGGGTTCCGGGAAGTGAAACCTTACCTGAGAATGACACCCCAGCCCAATCTTGATTAAGTAAAATCTAAGAATGTCCTTTAAAAAGTAACTAAACTGTCATTTCTAAAATTAACGTTTTGGCAACCGCATCAATTGAAATGACGTTCACTATATCGTCTCCCGATAATCCCGATAATTATCGGGATCGGGAGACGCTTCTCTGCGATGTGCAGGGAATTTCCCTAACACGTCATTGGTAGCGAAGTCGGAAAACATATTAAGCCTCCCGACTTCGCCCGAGCTGGCAGAAACAGGGGCTATAAGTTACTTTTTAAGGGACACCCTTTTCATAGCTTCGGTATTTGTATTCCTTAACTTACCTTCACCAGTTCCACATCAAAGACCAGTGTGGCATCCGGAGGAATTACCCCGCCCGCACCACGGCTTCCGTAGGCAAGCTGGGGAGGGATCACCAGGCGGGCCTTGTCTCCGGTATTCATCAGTTCTATGCCCTGCTCCCAGCCGGGAATTACCTGTCCGGCTCCCAACCGGAAATCGATCGGCTGGTTCCTTTGATATGAGGAATCGAACACACTGCTGTCCGTAAGCATTCCTTTATAATGTACGGAAACGGTTTTTCCTTTTTCCGCCTTGTCCCCATTGCCTTTTTCCGTGATCTTGTACCACAATCCGCTGTCGGTACGGTCAAGGCCTTCCGTAAACTTTTTCAGGGCCGCTTCCTTCTTCTTCCTTTCCGCTGCGAGACGTTCTTCCTTCGAAGCTTCAAATTCCCGGAATGCCCCTACGGCATCCCAGCTTTCCGCTTCCTCTCCTACCCTGATGATCTCCAGGCTTTCTATTACGTCGCCCTGGGCAATCGTATCCACGATATCCTGGCCGCTTTCAACAAAACCGAATACGGTGTGTTTATCGTCCAGCCAGGCTGTTTCCACATGCGTTATAAAGAACTGGCTGCCATTGGTCCCCGGACCTGCGTTGGCCATGGAAAGCACACCGGGTCCGTTGTGTTTTAAATCGCGATGGAACTCATCGTCAAACTGATATCCCGGACCTCCGGCCCCCGAACCCTGAGGACAACCGCCCTGTATTACAAAATCGGGGATCACACGGTGAAACGTGAGTCCGTCGTAATAGGGCTGCCCCTGGGGCTTTGCCTTGTTTTCCAGTTTTCCCTCGGCGAGGCCGACAAAGTTACCGACAGTCCCCGGGGTTTTATCGTGAGTGAGTTTTGCAAGGATTTCCCCTTTTGTCGTATTGAATTTGGCGTAAATACCGTTTTGCATGATCCTTCTGTTTTTTTAATGTCCGCCAAATATAAGCATATTTTAAGAGCCCCGCCCATGCCTGCCGCAAAAGGCCTCATCGCAGATCCACACCTCAACGGCCAATACTTCTACCGACAAAAAGTCAAAACACAACCCTGCCAGCATAATTGTCACAATCCCCCCTCCAAAACGTCGTTTATACACCCTTCGCCCCTAACTATCTGGTTGTATATTTGTTATATACTTTTAACCTGAACAACAAATCAATACTTACAGCAACCGAAAACCAGATAAAAATGAAAACGGACAACACCCAAAAGATCATCCCTAACCTTTGGTTTGATACAGAAGCCGAAGAAGCCGCAAATTACTATACCTCGGTTTTTAAAAATTCGGGGACAGGTAAAATTACCCGATACGGTAAGGAAGGTTTCGAATTTCATCAAAAACCGGCGGGAACGGTAATGACCCTGGAATTTGAAATTGAAGGGTATAAATTCACAGCCCTGAACGGCGGCCCCCAGTTCAAATTCAATCCTTCGGTATCTTTTTTTGTTACCTGCGAAACCGGAACGGAAACGGAAACACTCTGGAAAAACCTTACCGAAGGAGGTATGGTCCTGATGCCCCTTGACAAATATCCGTGGAGTGAAAAATACGGTTTCGTGCAGGACCGTTACGGCGTTTCCTGGCAGGTAAGTCTCGGTAAAATTTCCGATGTCGGTCAGAAAATCACGCCCTGCCTGTTGTTTGTCAATGAAAATATGGGACAAGCCGAAAAAGCACTGAAACATTACACCGGGATCTTCACCCCTTCCGCCGTAGATGGTATTCTCAAGTACGGCTCGGGGGAAGAAGCACCGGAAGGCATGGTAAAACACGCACAGTTCAGCCTTCTCGGTGAAAAATTCATGGTCATGGACGGTGCCGGGGAACACCATTTTTCCTTTAATGAGGCCATTTCCTTTATCATAGACTGCAAGGACCAGAAAACGGTAAATGACTACTGGGATAAACTTACCGAGGGCGGAGACAAAAAAGCACAGGCCTGCGGCTGGCTCAAGGACAAGTTCGGACTTTCCTGGCAGGTTGTCCCTTCCGTACTGGCCGAAATGCTGGAGGACGAAAATACCGAAAGGACCAGCAGGGTAACACAGGCCCTGTTACAGATGAAAAAGCCGGACATCCGGAAGCTGAAAGAAGCATATCATTACGACCAAAGCCACGCATAGTTAAAACAAGATTATGGCAAAGACAGATTTCAGGACCGTTGAAGAATACCTTGATACGCTTTCGCCGGACATCAGGGAAATTGCGGAAAAGCTCCGGCAAACCATCCGCAAAGCGGCGCCGGAAGCAAAAGAGGTCATCAGCTACCAGATGCCGACTTATAAACTCGGTAAAATCCTGGTGCAT contains the following coding sequences:
- a CDS encoding M14 family zinc carboxypeptidase; translated protein: MKKLTLLLLVVGQCIFAQNTVNLDYYLPQNTTYNSDIPTPESVIGHEVGEWHVSHDKLITYMKTLAGASNRISLENRGTTYEGRPLLLLTITSPDNHRNIENIRKQHIKLTESGSGSLDTQNMPVVVYQGFSIHGNEPSGSNAALALAYYLAAAEGAGIEEMLSNTIILFDPCFNPDGLQRFAYWANTNRSKNLNPDNNEREYHEVWPGGRTNHYWFDMNRDWLPVQLPESRARIATFHRWLPNILTDHHEMGTNSTFFFQPGEPTRVHPLTPEMNQELTKQIATFHSKALDKIGSLYFSEENYDDFYYGKGSTFPDINGSIGILFEQGSSRGHVQESDNGLLTFPFTVRNQFTTALSTLEAANNLRQQLLDYQREFYTDARDEATGNKGKAIVFGDEKDAAKAYHLAEILKRHKIKVYDIARDFTEGDKHYKKGYSYIVPRNQKNSRLIDAMFETRTEFTDSLFYDISAWSFPLAFNLDHHETNFSHADETHSGISLREGRVSDKSNYAYLFEWHEYYTPGALYRILRKGIRAKVGKTPFSIENKAYDYGTIMIPVQNQEMDSEALYAFLQKVAGESHITINGVSTGHAIGIDLGSNQFETLELPKVALLTGNGISPYDAGEIWHLFDQRYDIPVTKIDESYLNRVELDKYNIFILTNTWGSLDSDIKKKLENWVNAGGVLIGYRNAINWLKKNEFITPELRETEITAKDITYEERRDFHGAQVTGGAIFEAEIDRSHPVNFGYKNNRIPLFRNTNIFIEPDEQSYNNPIRYTEDPLLSGYISEENLEQLKGSVPFKIQRSGDGKVIIFTDNTNFRAFWYGTNKLLMNVVFFNELM
- a CDS encoding tRNA-binding protein; protein product: MKEISWGDFQKVVMCVGTIVEVNDFPKARKPAYQMVIDFGDEIGMRKSSAQITKRYAKEDLLNRQVVAVVNFPKKQIANFMSECLVVGAVGDEGDVVLLSPDFKIKNGLRIG
- a CDS encoding phosphoribosylpyrophosphate synthetase — translated: MKNAYETLSEAIEELKKEGFTQDYNLQDKGVKNKEKNSHIPAEDLNVLQMYRFEGNTNPDDNSVLYAIETAKGERGLLLDAYGVYSGNISREMMDKLRIH
- a CDS encoding thioredoxin family protein, which encodes MARTPSNMLPLGTKAPDFELPDTVSGKNISLSAVRGKTATVIMFICNHCPFVKHVNTEIAAIAKAYTSRGIGFAAISSNDAENYPDDAPELMTRNAQEQGFTFPYLYDETQEVAKAYDAACTPDFYVFDRDLKLVYRGQLDDSRPGNGIPVTGKDLRAALDALSNGEKVSEHQKPSIGCNIKWKK
- a CDS encoding GNAT family N-acetyltransferase — translated: MEEIDQPEKGTEITIVRCTPENIDTVVRIGRCSYKQHYLHIWKDKGGFYMEKNFSRKAVENDLQNPDFGYFLVCFEKQPIGILKIVKDHTLVGYRAAEALEIEKIYIVREAAGKGVGDRVMDFVKDYARKLGKKVIWLNVMDTSPALAFYKKSGFRPVFRYTMNTMDFPPIKEEYRGMTRMKLLL
- a CDS encoding YfiT family bacillithiol transferase: MEALQYPIGKFDRPEVITGAHIKEWTGILENFPARLRKQVTGLTDAQLDTPYREGGWTVRQVVHHLYDSHVNSYVRFKWTLTEDQPVIKAYYEDRWAGLPDTTSAPVALSLQALEALHAKWVYLLKGLSEADLERVFVHPAGHREVSLAENIGIYAWHSNHHYAHIKNLLERKGWL
- a CDS encoding peroxiredoxin, whose protein sequence is MSTIRLGDKAPNFQAQTSDGEIDFYEYLGDGWGVLFSHPADYTPVCTTELGAVAKYKKEFDKRNVKVLALSVDGVEAHKGWINDINETQNTTVNFPLIADEDRKIATLYDMIHPNADATATVRSVYVIGPDKTVKLMITYPASTGRNFEELLRVIDSLQLTQYHKVATPANWKHGEEVVIVPAVSNEEASGIFTKGFREVKPYLRMTPQPNLD
- a CDS encoding peptidylprolyl isomerase, with translation MQNGIYAKFNTTKGEILAKLTHDKTPGTVGNFVGLAEGKLENKAKPQGQPYYDGLTFHRVIPDFVIQGGCPQGSGAGGPGYQFDDEFHRDLKHNGPGVLSMANAGPGTNGSQFFITHVETAWLDDKHTVFGFVESGQDIVDTIAQGDVIESLEIIRVGEEAESWDAVGAFREFEASKEERLAAERKKKEAALKKFTEGLDRTDSGLWYKITEKGNGDKAEKGKTVSVHYKGMLTDSSVFDSSYQRNQPIDFRLGAGQVIPGWEQGIELMNTGDKARLVIPPQLAYGSRGAGGVIPPDATLVFDVELVKVS
- a CDS encoding VOC family protein, which translates into the protein MKTDNTQKIIPNLWFDTEAEEAANYYTSVFKNSGTGKITRYGKEGFEFHQKPAGTVMTLEFEIEGYKFTALNGGPQFKFNPSVSFFVTCETGTETETLWKNLTEGGMVLMPLDKYPWSEKYGFVQDRYGVSWQVSLGKISDVGQKITPCLLFVNENMGQAEKALKHYTGIFTPSAVDGILKYGSGEEAPEGMVKHAQFSLLGEKFMVMDGAGEHHFSFNEAISFIIDCKDQKTVNDYWDKLTEGGDKKAQACGWLKDKFGLSWQVVPSVLAEMLEDENTERTSRVTQALLQMKKPDIRKLKEAYHYDQSHA